Proteins encoded by one window of Ghiorsea bivora:
- the gspI gene encoding type II secretion system minor pseudopilin GspI codes for MKTRAAEQGFTLIETLVALGIAAVALTALAGRLGLSADTQRSLLAHSTMLEVATNVLEQQRVGATTNLAEREGEVDARGMHMTWKLSLEKTDLDQFVRQNVVVSYVGEPDVSLFLYHVKP; via the coding sequence ATGAAAACTCGGGCGGCTGAGCAAGGTTTTACATTGATTGAAACCTTGGTGGCTTTGGGTATTGCAGCAGTGGCTTTGACTGCTCTCGCTGGGCGACTGGGGCTGTCTGCGGATACACAGCGCAGCTTGTTGGCGCATTCCACTATGCTTGAAGTGGCAACCAATGTTTTGGAGCAACAGCGTGTTGGTGCTACAACCAACCTTGCCGAAAGAGAAGGTGAAGTGGATGCTCGAGGTATGCATATGACATGGAAACTTTCACTGGAGAAAACCGATTTGGATCAGTTTGTGCGGCAAAATGTGGTGGTTTCATATGTTGGCGAACCCGATGTCTCATTGTTTTTGTATCACGTAAAACCATGA